GCCCTTCACGCCCTGCAGCGCCACCCGTTGTTCGTCCTGATACCGCTGTAACGACACGGCGTCCGTGCGCTTTTCCGCGAGCGCCTCCTGTTCAGTAACGAGCTCCACGCGCAAGTTACTGATTTTTTCAACCCCAAGGCGGAGATTATCCTGAAACACCATAAGGTTATTAAGGTCGTTCACGAATCCCGAAAGATCCGGGTTCTTCAAGAGCACCTCAAAAAGACCGGTCGCGTCGCGTTCACGGATCTGCTGCAACGTCCTCGCGAGTGCCTGTTTATTAAAATCAAGATCCTGCTCCACGGCTGTAACTTTTGTTTTATTGTCCACGATGTCCGCGTCCAGCTTCGTGATGGAAATCTCGATGGCCTTCATCTGCAAATTAAACTTTTTAATCTGCGCGTTCAAGCGATCAATTTCCGACTGTAAGGTTTTGCCCTGCTTTTTATAATTCGCGACCGTGGACTCGTATTGAGAAATTTGACCTTCGATGTCCGTGAGTTGCTGTTCCAGCACTTTGCGCTCAGCCTCGCTTTGCTGTCCCGTAGCGGCAAGCGATTCACTGGAACGCACCGGGGCAAGCACGGAACCGAAAATAAAGTACACCGCGACAAGCGACAAAAGTATCGCTTCCGCGATAGAACGCAAAGGAACGCGAATGGTCCGCGCACGCGCCAAATTCACCCGGGCGCGTAGCGGGCTGAGCGGATGCACAAAACTTCGCCGAATTTCAACAATTGCCCTCGGTTTTCGGAGCATACCCTGTGCTACAACTTCGATTGATGTTTATAATTCATGCGTAATTTCGTTTGCGAAGAATCAGTGTCAGCGTATCAATCTTCGCCGTCCTTCACGATACACCCGTGATCGAAGTTGTCGCACGGGGCATGTCTTCAGTATAACAAAAAATCGGTCGCTTCAAGCGACCGATTTTTTGTTCTTACTTCGTATATCTTATGTCCTACTTCTTTCCGGACGCTTCCCCTGCCGGCGCTGCACCTGCCGCGGGCGCTTCAGCTGCAGCTTTCGCCGCCTCGCGCTCCGCAACCTTCTCCTCGGTTTCAACCTTAATTGTTTCAACGCTTCCGGCCGCCTGCATCGCCGCTTCCTGTTCTTCCGTAATCTTTGCTTTCACAGTCGCAACAATCACTTTGCCGTCCACAAGTACTTTCACGTCCGGCGAAATATTCAAATCGCCCACCTTAATACTCATACCGATATCGGCAAGCACAGAAATATCAACGGTGATGGTATGCGGAAGTTTATCCGGCATTGCTTCAATCGGAAGCTCCTGCAATGTACGCACCAACACGCCTCCTTTGTCCTTGACTCCCAGCGCCTCACCGACAAACACAAGCGGCACCTTTGTCTGAATTTTTTCATCCATACGCACCTGATACAAATCCACGTGTACCGGTTCGCTCGAAATTGCATCGCCCACCACATCATAAATAAGCGCCGGGCGCTTTTCTTCGCCGATAACCACGGTCACAATGGTGTTCTCTCCCGCCGCTTTATACACCTTTTTGAAATCCTTCGCGGGAATTGCCAAATGCATATTGCCGATACCGCGGCCATACAACTCCGCCGGAATAAAACCCTTCTCCCGAAGAGTTGAAACCGCCTTTCCAAATATTTCCCGTTTTTCTGCTTTTAGTTCCATAGGAGTAATCGCGAACAATGCGAATGAGGGCAAATAATGCGAATCTTTACTTCCTGAGCACCGTCGAAGGACTACATTAATATAAACTTCGACGAGCTAAACTAACAACGTATTGTATAAAATACTAGCAAAACGCTCCATAAGATGCAAGCCCTTCCTTATGCTTATATAAACAGTGCGCCTCGGATGCATGGAAGCATCCGAGGCGCGCGCTACGATCTGTTACGCAAAGACGGG
This region of bacterium genomic DNA includes:
- a CDS encoding lytic murein transglycosylase codes for the protein MLRKPRAIVEIRRSFVHPLSPLRARVNLARARTIRVPLRSIAEAILLSLVAVYFIFGSVLAPVRSSESLAATGQQSEAERKVLEQQLTDIEGQISQYESTVANYKKQGKTLQSEIDRLNAQIKKFNLQMKAIEISITKLDADIVDNKTKVTAVEQDLDFNKQALARTLQQIRERDATGLFEVLLKNPDLSGFVNDLNNLMVFQDNLRLGVEKISNLRVELVTEQEALAEKRTDAVSLQRYQDEQRVALQGVKGEKSTLLATTKGQESKYQELLTLSKKTAAQIRAQIFEFLGGGELSFEEALKYARVAESASGVRAAMILAVLDRESALGQNVGKCKYNEVNSRSKKPAMHPTRDTPIFLAITSALAINPDTVTVSCANADGAYGGAMGPAQFIPSTWNLYAKRVGEITGNEPPSPWRNADAFMASALYLKDSGAAKGASISEERRAAARYYAGGRWQRYLWTYGERVVTRAQQFQADIDVLNG
- a CDS encoding 50S ribosomal protein L25, whose amino-acid sequence is MELKAEKREIFGKAVSTLREKGFIPAELYGRGIGNMHLAIPAKDFKKVYKAAGENTIVTVVIGEEKRPALIYDVVGDAISSEPVHVDLYQVRMDEKIQTKVPLVFVGEALGVKDKGGVLVRTLQELPIEAMPDKLPHTITVDISVLADIGMSIKVGDLNISPDVKVLVDGKVIVATVKAKITEEQEAAMQAAGSVETIKVETEEKVAEREAAKAAAEAPAAGAAPAGEASGKK